A genomic segment from Truepera sp. encodes:
- the rpmA gene encoding 50S ribosomal protein L27 — protein sequence MAHKKGVGSTRNGRDSNSQRLGVKRFDGQTVLAGNILVRQRGTRFKPGRNVGLGSDFTLFALRTGVVRFENKGNKGRFVNIETAPQVAAD from the coding sequence ATGGCACATAAGAAAGGCGTCGGCAGCACCCGCAACGGGCGCGACTCCAACTCCCAACGGCTGGGCGTCAAGCGCTTCGATGGGCAGACCGTTCTCGCGGGCAACATCCTCGTTCGCCAGCGCGGCACGCGCTTCAAGCCGGGCCGCAACGTCGGCCTCGGCTCCGACTTCACGCTCTTCGCACTGCGCACCGGGGTCGTTCGCTTCGAGAACAAGGGGAACAAGGGCCGCTTCGTCAACATCGAGACCGCTCCCCAGGTCGCGGCAGACTGA
- the obgE gene encoding GTPase ObgE yields MAFRDVLDITLHGGKGGDGGLSFMRLKYIPKGGPDGGHGGRGGSVYLRAVEDVASLDKLVGRTVFRAPVGQQGEGRNKAGLSGTDLFVDVPVGTMATDLETGELLADLVEVGQTAVVAAGGVGGRGNASFASSTRRAPRFAEKGTPGESRKVRLELRTIADVGLVGYPNAGKSSLLAALSNSRPAIASYPFTTLSPNLGVVEHDMQRFTMADIPGIIEDAHKGKGLGLEFLRHISRTRLLIYVLDVSDEPKTTLGALRFELSEYDPDLLELPAVIVLNKTDLLDEGELAERESELAAVGLPIMAISALEGSGLSDLRTALFELLPPRPKPVAASGPRKVTASPVAVKRDMTGSGWVVTGSELEEVVARFDAANPEAVAYLQHHFKVHGVNQLLKRAGVRSGEEVQIGAAVFDYFDDTAPETDTTSQEDAERAGKRYLDHWAAAGDDAAVAAHHQAEADDDPAPVEDEP; encoded by the coding sequence ATGGCGTTTCGAGACGTTCTGGACATCACGTTGCATGGCGGCAAGGGTGGCGACGGCGGCCTTTCCTTCATGCGGCTCAAGTACATCCCCAAGGGCGGGCCCGACGGTGGCCACGGGGGCCGGGGCGGCTCCGTGTACCTGCGCGCGGTAGAGGACGTGGCGTCGCTCGACAAGCTGGTCGGACGCACCGTTTTCCGGGCTCCCGTCGGCCAGCAGGGTGAGGGTCGCAACAAGGCGGGCCTCAGCGGCACCGACCTGTTCGTCGACGTGCCCGTCGGCACCATGGCCACCGACCTGGAGACGGGCGAACTGCTGGCCGACCTCGTCGAAGTCGGACAAACGGCGGTCGTGGCGGCCGGCGGCGTGGGTGGGAGGGGCAACGCCAGCTTCGCCAGCTCCACCCGCCGCGCCCCCCGCTTCGCGGAGAAGGGCACTCCCGGCGAGTCGCGCAAGGTGCGCCTGGAGTTGCGCACCATCGCAGATGTCGGCCTGGTCGGCTATCCCAATGCCGGCAAGTCGAGCCTCCTCGCCGCCTTGTCCAACTCCAGGCCCGCGATAGCGTCATACCCGTTCACCACGCTGAGCCCCAACCTGGGCGTGGTGGAGCACGACATGCAGCGGTTCACGATGGCCGACATCCCCGGGATCATCGAGGACGCCCACAAGGGTAAGGGCCTCGGCCTCGAGTTCCTCCGGCACATCTCCCGCACCCGGCTGCTGATCTACGTGCTGGACGTCTCCGACGAACCCAAGACGACGCTGGGGGCGCTGCGCTTCGAGCTGAGCGAGTACGACCCCGACCTGCTGGAGCTTCCCGCCGTCATCGTCCTCAACAAGACCGACCTCCTGGACGAGGGGGAGCTGGCCGAACGAGAAAGCGAGCTGGCCGCGGTGGGCCTGCCGATCATGGCCATCTCGGCGCTCGAGGGCAGCGGCCTGAGCGACCTGAGGACCGCCCTGTTCGAGCTCCTCCCGCCGCGGCCGAAGCCCGTCGCCGCTTCCGGCCCGCGCAAGGTGACCGCGTCGCCCGTAGCCGTGAAGCGCGACATGACTGGCAGCGGCTGGGTGGTCACGGGTAGCGAGCTGGAAGAGGTGGTCGCGCGCTTCGACGCCGCCAACCCCGAGGCCGTGGCGTACCTGCAGCACCACTTCAAGGTGCACGGCGTCAACCAGCTACTGAAGCGTGCGGGAGTGCGTTCCGGCGAGGAAGTGCAGATCGGGGCGGCCGTGTTCGACTACTTCGACGACACGGCTCCGGAGACGGACACCACGTCTCAGGAGGACGCCGAGCGCGCCGGTAAACGGTACCTCGACCACTGGGCGGCCGCCGGGGACGACGCGGCCGTGGCCGCGCACCACCAGGCCGAGGCCGATGACGACCCGGCACCAGTCGAAGACGAACCCTAG
- the yqeK gene encoding bis(5'-nucleosyl)-tetraphosphatase (symmetrical) YqeK: MSDETSHPPDHQIDRVHGADPHDGVRADEAVADEAVADAAVADAAVAAYCRRVREVVSQDRFEHIRRVMETSVDIAKGNGLPESEVAKVALAAILHDAARDLPDAELLRLAPPTCELEAAHPLTLHGRAGRRLAEAWGVTDATVLRAVEGHVFGVPPGQVVGMCVYVADVCEPGRGVNGELRDLAMHDLKAAYRRAVEAKVEYLKATGKPIHPVTLGIYRSLQAAESA, translated from the coding sequence ATGAGCGATGAAACCTCACACCCTCCCGACCACCAGATAGACCGCGTCCACGGCGCCGACCCGCACGACGGCGTGCGCGCCGACGAAGCGGTCGCCGACGAAGCGGTCGCCGACGCGGCCGTCGCCGACGCGGCCGTCGCCGCCTACTGTCGGCGCGTGCGAGAAGTGGTGAGCCAAGACCGCTTCGAGCACATCCGCCGCGTGATGGAGACGTCCGTGGACATCGCCAAAGGCAACGGACTTCCCGAGTCCGAGGTGGCGAAGGTCGCCCTGGCCGCGATCTTGCACGACGCCGCTCGTGACCTACCCGACGCCGAACTCCTGCGGCTCGCGCCGCCAACCTGCGAACTGGAAGCGGCGCACCCGCTGACGCTACATGGGCGGGCCGGACGGCGCCTGGCAGAGGCTTGGGGCGTAACCGACGCCACGGTGCTTCGGGCCGTGGAGGGTCACGTGTTCGGGGTGCCGCCGGGGCAAGTCGTCGGCATGTGCGTTTACGTGGCGGACGTGTGCGAGCCGGGCCGTGGGGTGAACGGCGAGCTACGCGACCTCGCCATGCACGACCTGAAGGCGGCCTACAGGCGAGCCGTCGAGGCGAAGGTCGAGTACTTGAAGGCGACGGGCAAGCCGATCCACCCCGTCACGCTGGGCATCTACCGCAGCCTGCAGGCCGCAGAGAGCGCATGA
- a CDS encoding LCP family protein yields the protein MTRRTARLVMVLGVALALVGLVGYWLTRDVERKALSDDQLRLIGLSGKEFHASFVVAGRDIVYGEGTSTPVYAQDGEIIGWNFSGYRGTEGTNTDTILYVDVRDDDISVIAIPRDLIVDERRKINSVYAREGAEGLLKHVEAILGVPIDYYVIIKLDIFQNLVDSLGGVEVDVPYPMNYDDNAGRLHIHFPAGPRHMDGEDASKFIRYRHSLRGDIDRLDNVKRLAYAMLQRVKELNLRAVVKIPELVDTFFDDVETNLSPTIARELALRVGGLNLETTATLPNFDSSIPGAVGYDPATVNAFMATTFGGTPREFSSAPDLTLLITDHSGEPGALEWYRQNVEALGVDASSVIVRAGDVDTSPTRLLATLDSWQDADYFASMLNVGKQQIDRFEPVKRRPVQLELVLGADAMARTVMRGDQAVAQASVGE from the coding sequence ATGACGCGCAGAACGGCGCGCCTGGTCATGGTCTTGGGCGTCGCCTTGGCGCTCGTGGGCTTGGTGGGCTACTGGCTGACGCGCGACGTAGAGCGCAAGGCGCTCAGCGACGACCAGCTGCGCCTTATCGGGCTCAGCGGCAAGGAGTTCCATGCGAGCTTCGTGGTGGCGGGCCGCGACATCGTTTACGGCGAGGGGACGTCGACGCCCGTGTACGCCCAGGATGGCGAGATCATCGGCTGGAACTTCAGCGGCTACCGCGGGACCGAGGGCACGAACACCGACACGATCCTCTACGTCGACGTCCGCGACGACGACATCTCCGTGATCGCGATCCCACGCGACCTGATAGTAGACGAGCGGCGCAAGATCAACAGCGTGTACGCCAGGGAGGGTGCAGAGGGGCTTCTGAAGCACGTCGAGGCCATCTTGGGAGTGCCCATCGATTACTACGTGATCATCAAGCTCGACATCTTCCAGAACCTCGTCGACTCCCTCGGCGGAGTGGAGGTAGACGTGCCCTACCCAATGAACTACGACGACAACGCGGGTCGGCTGCACATCCACTTCCCGGCAGGGCCGCGCCACATGGACGGGGAAGACGCCAGCAAGTTCATCCGTTACAGGCACAGCTTGAGGGGTGACATCGACCGGCTCGACAACGTCAAGCGCCTGGCCTACGCCATGCTGCAGCGGGTCAAGGAGCTCAACTTGCGAGCGGTCGTCAAGATTCCCGAGCTCGTGGACACCTTCTTCGACGATGTCGAGACCAACCTGAGCCCGACGATCGCCCGCGAGCTGGCGTTGCGTGTCGGCGGCCTGAACCTCGAAACCACCGCCACGCTACCGAACTTCGACAGCAGCATCCCGGGGGCAGTCGGCTACGACCCCGCCACCGTGAACGCCTTCATGGCCACCACCTTCGGAGGCACGCCGAGGGAGTTCTCGTCGGCACCCGATCTGACTTTGCTCATCACCGACCACAGCGGCGAGCCCGGGGCGCTCGAGTGGTACCGGCAGAACGTCGAAGCGCTGGGGGTGGACGCGAGCAGCGTCATCGTCCGCGCAGGCGACGTCGACACCAGCCCCACCCGACTGCTCGCCACGCTCGATTCGTGGCAGGACGCCGACTACTTCGCGAGCATGCTCAACGTGGGCAAGCAGCAGATCGACCGCTTCGAGCCCGTCAAGAGGCGGCCCGTGCAGCTCGAGCTCGTCCTGGGTGCCGACGCCATGGCTCGCACCGTCATGCGAGGCGACCAGGCCGTCGCTCAGGCGAGCGTGGGCGAATGA
- the rsfS gene encoding ribosome silencing factor codes for MTSNQAEGDSRQHDVKAAEAGVADLPEGVQSIVDALDDKRAVDVAVLDLRGVSETLDCFVVATGESSLQLKALEESVHGRLKAEGRLPRGVEGPSERWVLLDYGPVVVHLMSPEARDFYDLDGLWADAQRVEVTPR; via the coding sequence TTGACCAGTAACCAGGCCGAAGGCGACAGCCGGCAGCACGACGTGAAGGCCGCCGAGGCGGGAGTAGCCGACCTTCCGGAGGGCGTTCAGAGCATCGTAGACGCGCTCGACGACAAGCGCGCCGTGGACGTCGCGGTGCTCGACCTGCGAGGCGTGTCCGAGACGCTCGACTGCTTCGTGGTCGCCACCGGCGAGTCCAGCCTGCAGCTCAAGGCCCTCGAGGAGTCGGTCCATGGCCGCCTCAAGGCCGAGGGCAGGCTTCCCCGCGGTGTAGAAGGCCCGTCCGAGCGGTGGGTCCTGCTGGATTACGGGCCCGTGGTGGTCCACCTGATGAGCCCCGAGGCGCGTGACTTCTACGACCTCGACGGCCTCTGGGCCGATGCTCAGCGAGTGGAAGTCACGCCTCGCTGA
- a CDS encoding YraN family protein — translation MPERRPSAPASRSAARGTEYHWAESAARSHLESRGYAHLASNYRLRRAELDLVMLEGDTVVVVEVKQRKNDRYGHPAEAIDARKLSRLLLAARHFVAFELRRPDARLRLDAVTLLGVEGDYRLEHLRDVGGLL, via the coding sequence ATGCCCGAGCGGCGGCCATCGGCACCCGCCTCCCGGTCCGCGGCCCGGGGCACCGAGTACCACTGGGCCGAGTCGGCAGCGCGGTCGCACCTCGAGTCGCGAGGCTACGCGCACCTCGCCAGTAACTACCGGTTGAGGCGAGCCGAGCTGGACCTCGTGATGTTAGAAGGCGACACCGTCGTGGTGGTCGAGGTCAAGCAGCGCAAGAACGACCGCTACGGCCACCCGGCCGAGGCGATCGACGCGCGCAAACTCTCTCGGCTGCTTCTCGCTGCGCGGCATTTCGTGGCCTTCGAGCTGCGCCGGCCCGACGCGCGCCTGCGCCTGGACGCGGTGACGTTGCTCGGGGTCGAGGGCGACTACCGGCTCGAGCACTTACGAGACGTCGGCGGGCTCCTATGA
- a CDS encoding phosphoribosylanthranilate isomerase, giving the protein MTPVATRAERTEAKRYLRVKICGITRPEDALAAEAAGADAIGLVFAPASRRRVELSAAEDICAAAGPLIARVGVFVDAELDEVRALVRRLRLTAVQLHGKESAEYARELAGEVGVVRALAFAPGVTPAALAGYPADALLLDAQRPGSGTSFAWEEAAKEWLAYPRLVLAGGLNPGNVARAVRALRPYAVDVASGVEVAPGVKDPAAVSAFVRAARAAASS; this is encoded by the coding sequence ATGACCCCGGTCGCGACTCGGGCTGAGCGCACCGAGGCCAAGCGTTACCTGAGAGTCAAGATCTGCGGCATCACCCGACCCGAAGACGCGCTCGCGGCCGAGGCCGCGGGAGCTGACGCCATCGGCCTGGTCTTCGCGCCCGCTTCGAGAAGGCGCGTAGAGCTGAGCGCGGCCGAGGACATCTGCGCCGCCGCCGGCCCGTTGATCGCCCGCGTCGGCGTGTTCGTCGATGCCGAGCTGGACGAGGTTCGCGCGCTGGTCAGGCGACTTCGGTTGACCGCGGTGCAACTGCACGGGAAGGAGTCGGCCGAGTACGCCCGCGAGCTGGCCGGGGAGGTTGGCGTGGTACGCGCCCTGGCGTTCGCGCCCGGGGTCACGCCGGCCGCCCTGGCCGGCTACCCGGCCGACGCCTTACTCCTCGATGCGCAGAGGCCCGGATCGGGCACCTCGTTCGCGTGGGAGGAGGCCGCCAAGGAGTGGCTGGCTTACCCCAGGCTCGTCCTCGCCGGCGGTCTGAACCCCGGCAACGTTGCCCGCGCCGTGAGGGCGCTCAGGCCGTATGCGGTCGACGTGGCGAGCGGCGTGGAGGTCGCGCCTGGTGTGAAGGACCCCGCGGCCGTGTCCGCCTTCGTGCGGGCCGCCCGAGCCGCCGCGTCTTCGTGA
- a CDS encoding acyl-CoA carboxylase subunit beta: MSAARRKRPEDLAKLAGAVPLESRREAPFHPNKRGWELERERLLEQRREIWLGGGAKAAARQHAKGRLTARERVAALVDEGTDFDELMTFAGAGMYEAEGGAPAGGVVTGLGRVAGKPWMLIANDATVKAGAFFPITAKKVIRAQTIAYENHIPTIYLVDSAGVYLPMQDEIFPDQDDFGRVFYLNARMSAEGIPQLAAIMGNCVAGGAYLPVMCDTLVMTEGSGLYLAGPALVRAAIGQDVSSEELGGAAMHAEISGTVDFKEPDDQHAILRLRRLAATYSERPSAPWARGRLDALEPSFEGEDLEGILPTEGGTQTYDTRQVLARLLDGSELDEYKRDYGPTLVTGWGRLGGYPVGVVANQKLVVKRGGRLEVGGVIYGDAADKAARFILDCNQAGVPILFLHDVNGFMVGRESEQEGIIRRGAKLVSAVSNSVVPRISVILGGSYGAGHYAMSGKAYAPRFIFALPSARFSVMGGNQAAKTILDIQAARLERSGQKPDDETLAALHAKIKADYEEALDIRYGASRLWVDEVILPSELRRRLIGALEACAMDAEPGRMRLGVFQT; the protein is encoded by the coding sequence GTGAGCGCGGCAAGGCGCAAGCGCCCGGAGGACCTGGCGAAACTGGCGGGGGCCGTACCGCTGGAGAGCCGGCGCGAGGCGCCGTTCCACCCGAACAAGCGCGGCTGGGAGCTCGAGCGCGAGCGGCTCCTCGAGCAGCGGCGCGAGATCTGGCTGGGGGGTGGTGCCAAGGCAGCAGCCAGGCAGCACGCCAAGGGCCGGCTGACCGCGCGCGAGCGCGTCGCCGCTCTCGTCGACGAGGGCACCGACTTCGATGAACTCATGACCTTCGCGGGCGCGGGCATGTACGAGGCCGAGGGCGGCGCCCCTGCAGGCGGCGTCGTCACGGGCCTGGGCAGGGTGGCCGGCAAGCCGTGGATGCTCATCGCCAACGACGCCACCGTGAAGGCGGGCGCCTTCTTCCCGATCACGGCCAAGAAGGTCATCCGGGCGCAGACGATCGCTTACGAGAACCACATCCCGACCATCTACCTGGTCGATTCCGCCGGCGTCTACCTGCCCATGCAGGACGAGATCTTCCCCGACCAGGACGACTTCGGCCGCGTCTTCTACCTGAACGCGCGCATGAGCGCCGAGGGCATCCCGCAGTTGGCCGCCATCATGGGCAACTGCGTCGCGGGCGGCGCCTACCTGCCCGTGATGTGCGACACCCTGGTGATGACCGAGGGGTCGGGGCTCTACCTGGCGGGCCCCGCCCTGGTGCGAGCCGCCATCGGCCAGGACGTCAGTAGCGAGGAGCTCGGTGGCGCGGCCATGCACGCCGAGATCTCCGGCACCGTCGACTTCAAGGAGCCCGACGATCAGCACGCGATCTTGCGCCTGAGGCGCCTCGCCGCGACCTATTCGGAGCGTCCGTCGGCCCCCTGGGCCCGTGGCCGCTTGGACGCGCTGGAGCCGAGTTTCGAGGGCGAGGACCTAGAGGGCATCCTGCCGACCGAGGGTGGCACCCAGACGTACGACACGCGGCAGGTGCTGGCGCGGCTCCTCGACGGCTCCGAACTCGACGAGTACAAGCGCGATTACGGGCCGACCCTCGTTACGGGATGGGGCCGGCTTGGCGGCTACCCCGTCGGGGTCGTCGCGAACCAGAAGCTCGTCGTGAAGCGTGGCGGGCGACTCGAGGTGGGCGGCGTGATCTACGGCGACGCGGCCGACAAGGCCGCCCGCTTCATCCTCGACTGCAACCAGGCCGGGGTGCCCATCCTGTTCCTGCACGACGTCAACGGCTTCATGGTCGGCCGCGAGAGCGAACAGGAGGGCATCATCCGGCGGGGCGCCAAGCTGGTGAGCGCCGTGAGCAACAGCGTCGTGCCACGGATCAGCGTCATCCTGGGCGGTTCTTACGGGGCTGGTCACTACGCCATGAGCGGCAAGGCCTACGCGCCGCGCTTCATCTTCGCGCTCCCCAGCGCCCGCTTCAGCGTCATGGGCGGTAATCAGGCGGCGAAGACCATCCTCGACATCCAGGCCGCCAGGTTGGAACGCAGCGGGCAGAAGCCCGACGACGAGACCCTTGCGGCCCTGCACGCCAAGATCAAGGCGGATTACGAGGAGGCGCTGGACATCCGCTACGGGGCCTCGCGGTTGTGGGTGGACGAGGTGATCCTCCCCTCGGAGCTGCGCAGGCGCCTGATCGGGGCCCTGGAAGCCTGCGCCATGGACGCCGAGCCCGGTCGGATGCGTCTCGGGGTCTTCCAGACCTGA